In Pseudomonas deceptionensis, a single window of DNA contains:
- a CDS encoding efflux RND transporter periplasmic adaptor subunit: MKRPRPTRRALLITLCLLLVTALAAWPFLAPGRDAYDTVPVTRGDIESSVTALGTLQPRQYVDVGAQASGQIHKIHVEAGAEVKEGQLLVEIDPSTQTAKLDASRFAIENLQAQLQEQRALHDLAIQQLQRQQHLAKGGATRDEDVQAAQAEVRTTQARIDMFQALIRQARASLRSDEAELGYTRIYAPMSGTVVALDAREGQTLNAQQQTPLILRIARLSPMTVWAEVSEADIGHVKPGMQAWFTTLSGGNRRWNSTVRQVLPVPPKPLNEASQSGGSPASKSGSARVVLYTVLLDVDNTDQALMPEMTTQVFFVAGQARDVLLAPIVALQGSTENDRQSAHVVAKNGKIEPRQIRTGISDRLRVEILEGLNEGDHLLIGPATGNGG; the protein is encoded by the coding sequence ATGAAACGCCCTCGACCGACCCGCCGTGCGCTGCTGATTACCCTGTGTTTATTGCTGGTCACAGCCCTGGCAGCCTGGCCATTTCTTGCGCCGGGGCGGGACGCCTATGACACCGTACCCGTCACCCGGGGCGATATTGAAAGCAGCGTGACCGCACTCGGCACCTTGCAGCCTCGCCAGTACGTCGACGTTGGCGCGCAAGCCTCAGGGCAAATCCACAAGATTCACGTCGAGGCCGGTGCCGAGGTCAAAGAAGGCCAGCTACTGGTCGAAATTGACCCCTCCACCCAGACCGCCAAACTCGACGCCAGCCGCTTCGCCATTGAAAACCTCCAGGCTCAGCTGCAAGAACAACGCGCCCTGCACGATCTGGCAATACAGCAATTGCAGCGCCAGCAACACCTGGCCAAAGGCGGCGCCACCCGCGACGAAGACGTGCAAGCCGCTCAGGCTGAAGTGCGCACCACCCAGGCCCGTATCGACATGTTCCAGGCCCTGATCCGCCAGGCCCGGGCCAGTTTGCGCAGTGACGAGGCCGAACTGGGTTACACCCGCATCTATGCGCCGATGTCCGGCACCGTGGTGGCACTGGATGCCCGCGAAGGCCAGACCCTCAATGCCCAACAGCAAACACCGCTGATACTGCGTATCGCCAGGCTCTCACCGATGACGGTCTGGGCTGAGGTGTCGGAAGCCGATATTGGCCATGTCAAACCCGGCATGCAGGCCTGGTTCACCACCCTGAGCGGTGGCAACCGGCGCTGGAACAGCACCGTGCGCCAAGTCCTGCCCGTCCCGCCCAAACCTCTCAACGAGGCCAGCCAGAGCGGCGGCAGCCCCGCGAGCAAAAGCGGCAGCGCCCGCGTGGTGCTGTACACCGTGCTGCTGGATGTCGACAACACCGATCAAGCATTGATGCCCGAGATGACCACCCAGGTATTTTTCGTCGCAGGCCAGGCCCGCGATGTGTTGCTGGCGCCGATTGTGGCCCTGCAGGGCAGCACCGAAAACGACCGCCAGAGCGCCCATGTCGTGGCGAAAAACGGCAAGATCGAGCCCCGCCAGATCCGCACCGGGATCAGTGACCGTTTACGGGTAGAGATCCTCGAGGGTCTGAACGAAGGCGATCACCTGCTGATCGGCCCCGCCACCGGCAACGGAGGCTGA
- the mgtA gene encoding magnesium-translocating P-type ATPase, translated as MKLTLKEFFAGFLRTRHIGRHFRRLALLDSLRDSTVSREVPPSLAQTLVVAANSDSAVLIDNLGTHTDGLSEAEVEVLREQHGLNEVEHEQPLSRWVHLWHCYKNPFNLLLTLLASVSLATDDIQAAVVISTMVVLSTFLRFWQEVKSNKAADALKEMVSNTATVMRRDFSADASPMFGKFYGAARQIRGAQRIELAIKQLVPGDLIVLSAGDMIPADCRVLSAKDLFVSQAAMTGESMPVEKFARQFDSQTSNPLELDNIVFMGTNVVSGAATAVVLTTGNNTYFGALAQRVGATDRGATSFQTGVNKVSWLLIRFMFVMAPLVLFINGFTKGDWTEALLFALSVAVGLTPEMLPMIVTSTLAKGAVFLSRKKVIVKRLDAIQNFGAMDVLCTDKTGTLTQDKIFLARHVDVWGQESDDVLEMAYLNSYYQTGLKNLLDVAVLEHVEVHRELNVGTAFSKIDEIPFDFTRRRMSVVVAEQDQPHLLICKGAVEEVLSVCKTVRHGEQEEALSAELLARIRQVTAEFNEEGLRVVAVAARSMTAGRDTYSLADEQELTLIGYVAFLDPPKESTAPALKALAEHGVAVKVLTGDNELVTAKICREVGLEQQGLLMGNDIERMSDAELAVAVETTNVFARLTPTHKERIVRLLKANGHVVGFMGDGINDAPALRTADIGISVDSAVDIAKEAADIILLEKSLMVLEEGVLEGRRTFANMLKYIKMTASSNFGNVFSVLVASAFIPFLPMLPMHLLVQNLLYDVSQIAIPFDNVDEEMLKKPQRWQPADVGRFMLFFGPISSIFDILTFGLMWYVFKANTPEHQTLFQSGWFVVGLLTQTLIVHMIRTPKIPFLQSRAAMPLMVMTVLIMAVGIFLPMGPLAGYFKLQALPPLYFVFLPMILLAYMALTQAVKGFYIRKFGWQ; from the coding sequence ATGAAACTCACCCTGAAAGAATTCTTCGCAGGCTTTCTGCGTACCCGTCACATTGGTCGGCACTTTCGGCGCCTGGCGTTGCTCGACAGCCTGAGGGACAGCACGGTCAGTCGCGAAGTCCCACCCTCGCTGGCACAAACCCTGGTGGTTGCCGCCAACAGCGACAGCGCAGTTTTGATCGATAACCTGGGTACGCACACCGACGGTCTGAGTGAGGCCGAGGTCGAAGTGCTGCGCGAGCAACACGGGCTTAATGAGGTCGAGCACGAACAGCCGCTCAGCCGCTGGGTGCACCTGTGGCACTGCTACAAAAACCCGTTCAACTTGTTGCTGACCTTGCTCGCCAGTGTCTCGCTGGCCACCGATGATATTCAGGCCGCGGTGGTGATCAGCACCATGGTGGTTCTGTCGACGTTTCTGCGTTTTTGGCAAGAGGTCAAATCCAACAAGGCGGCTGACGCGCTCAAGGAGATGGTGAGTAACACTGCCACCGTGATGCGTCGCGATTTCAGCGCCGATGCATCGCCGATGTTCGGCAAGTTCTATGGCGCGGCGCGGCAAATCAGAGGTGCGCAGCGTATTGAACTGGCGATCAAACAGTTGGTGCCGGGTGACCTGATCGTGCTGTCGGCGGGCGACATGATCCCGGCGGATTGCCGGGTGCTGAGCGCCAAGGACCTGTTTGTCAGCCAGGCGGCCATGACGGGCGAGTCGATGCCGGTCGAGAAGTTTGCGCGTCAGTTTGACAGTCAGACCAGCAACCCGCTGGAACTGGACAATATTGTGTTCATGGGGACCAACGTGGTGTCCGGTGCTGCCACTGCGGTGGTGCTGACCACGGGCAACAACACCTATTTCGGGGCGCTGGCGCAGAGGGTTGGCGCCACGGATCGCGGCGCGACTTCGTTCCAGACCGGGGTCAATAAAGTCAGCTGGTTGTTGATCCGTTTCATGTTTGTCATGGCGCCGCTGGTGCTGTTTATCAATGGGTTTACCAAGGGCGACTGGACCGAAGCCTTGCTGTTCGCACTGTCGGTGGCTGTGGGGCTGACCCCGGAAATGCTGCCAATGATTGTGACCTCGACCCTGGCCAAGGGCGCGGTGTTTTTGTCGCGTAAAAAAGTCATCGTCAAACGTCTGGACGCTATCCAGAACTTTGGCGCGATGGATGTGCTGTGCACTGACAAAACGGGCACGCTGACCCAGGACAAGATCTTTCTGGCCCGGCACGTGGATGTCTGGGGGCAGGAGTCCGATGATGTGCTGGAGATGGCTTATCTCAACAGCTACTACCAGACCGGGCTGAAAAATCTGCTCGACGTGGCGGTGCTGGAGCACGTTGAGGTTCACCGTGAACTGAACGTGGGTACGGCCTTCAGCAAGATCGATGAAATCCCCTTCGACTTCACCCGCCGACGCATGTCGGTGGTGGTGGCCGAGCAGGATCAACCCCATCTGCTGATCTGCAAGGGGGCTGTTGAAGAAGTGCTGTCAGTGTGCAAAACCGTGCGCCATGGCGAGCAGGAAGAAGCCCTGAGCGCCGAGCTGCTGGCGCGTATCCGCCAGGTGACCGCCGAGTTCAACGAAGAAGGTTTGCGGGTTGTGGCCGTGGCTGCACGGTCAATGACCGCGGGACGCGACACTTACAGCCTGGCTGACGAACAGGAACTCACGCTGATTGGCTATGTGGCCTTCCTGGACCCTCCCAAGGAAAGTACCGCGCCGGCACTCAAAGCCTTGGCCGAACACGGGGTCGCAGTAAAAGTTCTTACGGGCGATAACGAATTGGTTACTGCCAAGATCTGCCGGGAAGTGGGCCTGGAGCAGCAGGGCTTGCTGATGGGCAATGACATTGAGCGTATGAGCGATGCCGAGCTGGCGGTGGCCGTGGAAACCACCAATGTGTTCGCCAGGCTCACCCCGACGCACAAGGAACGTATCGTGCGCCTGCTCAAGGCCAACGGCCACGTGGTGGGCTTTATGGGCGACGGTATCAACGATGCACCGGCATTGCGCACGGCGGACATCGGGATTTCGGTGGACAGCGCGGTGGACATCGCCAAGGAGGCGGCCGACATCATCCTGCTGGAAAAAAGCCTGATGGTGCTGGAGGAGGGCGTGCTGGAAGGGCGCCGCACCTTCGCCAACATGCTCAAGTACATCAAGATGACGGCCAGCTCGAACTTCGGCAATGTGTTCTCGGTATTGGTGGCCAGTGCGTTTATTCCGTTCCTGCCGATGCTGCCGATGCACCTGCTGGTGCAGAACCTGCTGTATGACGTGTCACAAATTGCCATCCCGTTCGATAACGTCGATGAGGAAATGCTGAAAAAACCGCAGCGTTGGCAGCCGGCTGATGTAGGGCGCTTCATGTTGTTTTTTGGGCCCATCAGCTCGATCTTCGACATCCTGACCTTTGGCTTGATGTGGTACGTGTTCAAAGCCAACACACCCGAACACCAGACCCTGTTCCAGTCGGGCTGGTTTGTGGTCGGGCTGCTGACGCAAACCCTGATCGTGCACATGATCCGTACGCCGAAAATACCGTTTCTGCAAAGCCGTGCGGCCATGCCGTTGATGGTGATGACCGTGCTGATCATGGCGGTCGGTATCTTTCTGCCAATGGGCCCGTTGGCTGGGTACTTCAAGTTGCAGGCGTTGCCACCGCTGTACTTTGTGTTCTTGCCAATGATCCTGCTGGCGTACATGGCACTGACCCAAGCGGTGAAAGGCTTTTATATTCGAAAATTTGGCTGGCAATAG
- a CDS encoding sigma-70 family RNA polymerase sigma factor: MENYYRELMGFLSARLGNAQAAEDVVHDAYVRVLERTADEPIEQPRAFLYRTALNLVIDGHRRNTLRQVEPLEVLDTEERFFSPSPQVLMDQGQRLDMIQRALAELPAACRECFLLRKLDGLSHLEIAERLGVSRSVVEKHIVNAMKHCRIRIRQWDNA, from the coding sequence TTGGAAAACTACTATCGCGAACTGATGGGCTTTTTGAGCGCCAGGCTAGGCAATGCCCAGGCGGCCGAAGATGTGGTGCATGACGCGTATGTGCGGGTGCTGGAGCGCACCGCTGATGAGCCGATCGAGCAGCCCCGGGCATTTCTGTATCGCACCGCACTTAACCTGGTAATCGACGGCCATCGGCGCAACACCTTGCGACAGGTCGAACCTCTGGAAGTGCTGGACACCGAGGAGCGCTTTTTCAGCCCCTCGCCGCAGGTGTTGATGGATCAGGGGCAGCGCCTGGACATGATCCAGCGGGCGCTCGCCGAACTGCCGGCGGCGTGCCGCGAGTGCTTTTTGCTGCGCAAGCTCGATGGTTTGTCCCACCTTGAAATTGCCGAGCGCCTCGGGGTGTCCCGCAGCGTGGTCGAGAAGCACATCGTCAACGCCATGAAGCACTGCCGGATCCGGATTCGGCAGTGGGACAACGCCTGA
- a CDS encoding GNAT family N-acetyltransferase, producing MSQVVVVQADYSNPVHAQALRDVLNHYATDPMGGGEALSPQVLEQLPAELARRPHAFSVLAFVDGEAAGLVNCFEGFSTFAGKPLVNVHDVSVSGAFRGLGLSQKMLLKVEEIARERGCCKITLEVLEGNPVAQGSYRKFGFSEGQLDPAYGRMLFWNKYL from the coding sequence ATGTCGCAAGTTGTGGTAGTGCAAGCAGACTATTCAAACCCGGTTCATGCCCAGGCGTTGAGGGACGTATTGAACCATTACGCCACTGATCCCATGGGCGGCGGTGAAGCGTTGTCGCCGCAAGTGCTGGAGCAGTTGCCGGCAGAGCTTGCCAGGCGCCCCCACGCATTCAGTGTGCTGGCGTTCGTCGACGGCGAGGCGGCAGGTCTGGTGAACTGTTTTGAGGGGTTTTCTACCTTTGCCGGCAAGCCCCTGGTCAACGTCCATGACGTGTCGGTGTCCGGGGCGTTTCGCGGCCTTGGCCTGAGCCAGAAAATGCTGCTCAAGGTTGAAGAAATTGCCCGTGAGCGCGGCTGCTGCAAGATCACCCTCGAAGTGCTTGAGGGCAACCCGGTGGCTCAGGGTTCCTATCGCAAGTTCGGTTTCAGCGAAGGGCAGCTCGACCCGGCCTACGGGCGCATGCTGTTCTGGAACAAATACCTGTAA
- a CDS encoding MacB family efflux pump subunit: MPTPLIDLQDIRKVYGGIDTPEVHVLKGINLSIHAGEFVAIVGASGSGKSTLMNILGCLDRPTSGRYLFAGEDVAHLDSDELAWLRREAFGFVFQGYHLIPSASAQENVEMPAIYAGTPAAERHARAAALLERLGLAERTANRPHQLSGGQQQRVSIARALMNGGHIILADEPTGALDSHSGAEVMTLLDELASQGHVVILITHDREVAARANRIIEVRDGEVISDSANGQPAAVSDNPQALQAIDLRKRLNEGSEARGAWKGELVDAVHAAWRVMWINRFRTALTLLGIVIGVASVVVMLGVGEGSKRQVMAEMGAFGSNIIYLSGMSPRPRAPLGIVTLNDVAALSTLPQVKMIMPINGAEIGVRYGNVDHTLYTGGNGIDFPAIFNWPVVQGSFFTQADENAAAAVAVIGKKVRDKVLKDVPNPIGQYILLENVPFRVVGVLAEKGASSGDSDSDTRIVVPYSAASVRLFGSHNPEYVVIAALDASKVHQTEKAIEQLMLKLHHGQRDFEITNNAAMIQAEAKTRNTLSLMLGSIAAISLLVGGIGVMNIMLMTVRERTREIGIRMATGARQRDILRQFLTEALMLSVVGGVAGITLAFIVGGVLLLCDVAVAFSWVAVLGAFGCALVTGVIFGFMPARKAARLDPVTALTSE; the protein is encoded by the coding sequence ATGCCCACTCCCCTGATCGACCTGCAGGACATCCGCAAAGTCTACGGCGGTATCGATACCCCTGAAGTTCACGTGCTCAAGGGCATCAACCTGTCGATCCATGCCGGGGAATTCGTCGCCATTGTCGGCGCCTCGGGTTCGGGCAAGTCAACTCTGATGAACATCCTCGGCTGTCTCGACCGCCCGACGTCGGGGCGCTACCTGTTTGCCGGGGAAGACGTGGCCCACCTCGACAGCGACGAGCTGGCCTGGTTGCGCCGCGAAGCCTTTGGGTTTGTATTCCAGGGCTACCACCTGATCCCCTCGGCCTCGGCCCAGGAAAACGTCGAAATGCCGGCCATCTATGCCGGCACCCCGGCCGCGGAACGCCATGCCCGCGCAGCGGCCCTGCTGGAGCGCCTGGGCCTGGCCGAACGCACTGCCAACCGCCCGCACCAGCTGTCCGGCGGCCAGCAACAGCGGGTGTCCATCGCCCGCGCCCTGATGAACGGCGGGCACATCATCCTCGCGGACGAGCCCACCGGCGCCCTCGACAGCCACAGCGGCGCCGAAGTCATGACCCTGCTCGACGAACTGGCGAGCCAGGGCCACGTGGTGATCCTGATTACCCACGACCGCGAAGTCGCGGCGCGGGCCAACCGGATCATCGAAGTGCGCGACGGCGAGGTCATCAGCGACAGTGCCAACGGCCAGCCTGCTGCCGTGAGTGACAACCCCCAAGCCCTGCAGGCCATTGATCTGCGCAAGCGCCTGAATGAAGGCAGCGAAGCCCGTGGCGCCTGGAAAGGCGAGCTGGTCGACGCCGTTCACGCCGCCTGGCGGGTGATGTGGATCAACCGCTTCCGCACCGCCCTGACCTTGCTCGGCATTGTCATCGGCGTGGCCTCGGTGGTGGTGATGCTAGGCGTCGGCGAAGGCAGCAAGCGCCAGGTGATGGCCGAAATGGGCGCCTTCGGCTCCAACATCATTTACCTCAGCGGCATGTCGCCCAGGCCCAGGGCGCCGCTGGGCATTGTCACCCTCAATGACGTGGCCGCCCTGTCGACCTTGCCCCAGGTGAAAATGATCATGCCCATCAATGGCGCCGAAATCGGCGTGCGTTACGGCAACGTCGACCACACCCTGTACACCGGCGGCAACGGCATCGACTTTCCGGCGATTTTCAACTGGCCCGTGGTCCAGGGCAGCTTCTTCACCCAGGCCGACGAAAACGCCGCCGCCGCTGTGGCAGTGATCGGCAAAAAGGTGCGCGACAAGGTGCTCAAAGATGTACCCAACCCCATTGGCCAGTACATCCTGCTGGAGAACGTGCCTTTTCGCGTCGTTGGCGTGCTGGCCGAAAAGGGCGCCAGCTCCGGCGACTCGGACAGCGACACACGCATCGTGGTGCCCTACTCCGCCGCCAGCGTGCGCCTGTTCGGCAGCCATAACCCGGAATACGTGGTGATCGCCGCACTGGACGCGAGCAAGGTCCATCAAACCGAAAAAGCTATCGAGCAACTGATGCTCAAACTGCATCACGGCCAGCGCGATTTCGAAATCACCAACAACGCGGCAATGATCCAGGCCGAAGCCAAAACCCGTAACACCCTGTCGCTGATGCTCGGTTCGATTGCCGCCATCTCTCTGCTGGTGGGGGGTATCGGGGTGATGAACATCATGCTGATGACCGTGCGTGAGCGCACCCGCGAGATCGGTATCCGCATGGCCACCGGCGCCCGCCAGCGCGACATCCTGCGCCAGTTCCTGACCGAGGCCCTGATGCTCTCGGTGGTCGGCGGTGTGGCCGGCATCACCCTGGCCTTTATCGTCGGCGGCGTCCTGCTGCTGTGCGATGTGGCCGTGGCATTTTCATGGGTCGCCGTGCTTGGCGCCTTCGGTTGTGCGCTGGTGACCGGCGTCATTTTCGGCTTTATGCCGGCCCGCAAAGCTGCCCGGCTCGACCCGGTCACGGCCCTAACCAGTGAATGA
- a CDS encoding TonB-dependent siderophore receptor, whose amino-acid sequence MFAPITRSMTLTLGLISSAISPQLLADTEQEDAEKTSRSLELGSTSITAQGLGATTENTGSYTTGSTSTATKLNLSIRETPQSISVVTRQEMDDFNLNTLTEAMRHTTGIVVQHNDSDRVSYSSRGYTISNFQIDGMLNTFSFMKTDADTIIYDRIEVVRGATGLTTGAGDPSGTINMIRKRPTHELRAKAGATGGSYDDYYSYVDVGGPLAFDGRLRGRSVLAYRDSKSFRDNYALKREVAYGILEADLTDTTVLAVGYDYQDKQVKGSSWGTTPYWTGTGDKANFGRSTNLATSWSSWPMKDKTAFATLDQQLSNDWHLKAAYTHRTSDAEGKVYYAGGGFPNADGTGMSAYSSHFIGEEKMTAIDVNISGTYPLFGRDHELMVGYGQAKNDNTSPLMVDLNPDDYYNIPDWQDMSSIPKYQDLNSGIEGSQNIVKQKSGYLATRFNLTDEWHAVLGTRYGSWKSSNAETVFDKQNPGALKHTKVTQTQNDIITPYAGLLYDFTDELTAYASYTDIFKPTTSKDAGAAYLEPVVGSNYELGLKGSFLQERLNLSTAVFWSKQDNVPEIDDSVPRGPRGEQYYKSGGKGNKINGFEVELAGEVMRDWNMIAGYTYTHSRNAAGQRMNTASPLNLLKISSTYRLPGEWNAMTVGAAVNWQSDIYRAANRPTGGKDADGDPITFKEDITQKSYTLVDLMARYKFDEHVSANLNVKNLLDQKYYENVGFYNGVFWGEPRTLSVGLEWTL is encoded by the coding sequence ATGTTCGCGCCAATCACCCGTTCCATGACCCTGACCCTCGGTCTTATCAGCAGCGCCATCAGCCCGCAATTGCTGGCAGACACCGAGCAGGAAGACGCCGAAAAGACCTCCCGCTCACTGGAGCTGGGCAGTACCAGCATCACCGCCCAGGGCCTGGGTGCGACCACAGAAAATACCGGTTCCTACACCACGGGCTCGACCAGCACCGCGACCAAACTCAACCTGAGTATTCGCGAAACCCCGCAGTCGATCTCAGTCGTCACCCGCCAGGAGATGGACGACTTCAACCTCAATACCCTGACCGAGGCCATGCGCCATACCACGGGCATTGTGGTGCAGCACAACGACTCGGACCGGGTCAGTTATTCGTCCCGGGGCTACACCATCTCCAATTTCCAGATTGACGGGATGCTCAACACCTTCAGTTTTATGAAGACTGATGCCGATACCATCATCTACGACCGCATTGAAGTGGTGCGTGGCGCCACCGGTTTGACCACCGGCGCGGGCGATCCGTCCGGCACCATCAATATGATCCGCAAGCGCCCGACCCACGAGTTGCGGGCCAAAGCCGGCGCCACGGGTGGCAGTTACGATGACTATTACAGCTATGTCGATGTGGGCGGCCCGCTGGCTTTCGACGGGCGTTTGCGCGGGCGGTCTGTGCTGGCCTATCGCGACAGCAAATCGTTTCGCGATAACTACGCACTCAAGCGTGAAGTGGCCTACGGCATCCTGGAAGCCGACCTGACCGACACCACCGTCCTGGCTGTGGGTTATGACTACCAGGACAAACAGGTAAAGGGTTCGTCCTGGGGGACCACGCCCTACTGGACCGGCACGGGCGACAAAGCCAATTTTGGCCGTTCGACCAACCTCGCCACCTCCTGGAGTTCATGGCCGATGAAGGACAAAACGGCCTTCGCCACTCTCGACCAGCAACTGTCCAATGACTGGCACCTGAAAGCGGCCTACACCCATCGCACCAGTGATGCCGAAGGCAAGGTTTATTACGCAGGGGGCGGTTTTCCCAATGCCGATGGCACGGGCATGTCGGCCTATAGCAGCCATTTCATCGGCGAAGAAAAAATGACCGCCATCGACGTCAACATCTCGGGCACTTACCCCTTGTTCGGGCGAGACCACGAGTTGATGGTGGGTTACGGCCAGGCCAAGAACGACAACACCTCGCCGCTGATGGTTGACCTGAATCCGGACGATTACTACAACATTCCCGATTGGCAAGACATGAGCTCGATTCCCAAGTATCAGGATCTGAACTCCGGCATTGAAGGCAGCCAAAACATCGTCAAGCAAAAGTCCGGCTACCTGGCCACTCGCTTCAACCTGACAGATGAATGGCATGCCGTGCTCGGCACCCGCTATGGCAGCTGGAAAAGCTCCAACGCCGAAACCGTGTTCGATAAGCAAAACCCGGGCGCCCTCAAGCACACGAAAGTCACCCAAACACAAAACGACATCATCACGCCTTACGCTGGCCTGCTGTATGACTTCACCGACGAATTGACGGCCTACGCGAGCTACACCGACATCTTCAAACCTACAACCAGCAAGGACGCTGGCGCTGCGTATCTTGAGCCGGTGGTGGGCAGTAATTATGAGCTGGGTTTGAAGGGCAGCTTCCTGCAAGAGCGCCTCAACCTGTCCACGGCTGTGTTCTGGAGCAAGCAGGACAACGTACCGGAAATCGACGATTCAGTGCCACGCGGCCCCAGAGGCGAGCAATATTACAAATCCGGAGGCAAGGGCAACAAGATCAATGGCTTTGAGGTCGAGTTGGCCGGTGAGGTCATGCGTGACTGGAACATGATCGCCGGCTACACCTACACCCATTCGCGCAACGCCGCAGGCCAGCGCATGAATACTGCGTCGCCGCTGAATCTGCTCAAGATCTCCAGCACCTACCGCCTGCCCGGCGAATGGAACGCCATGACCGTGGGAGCTGCCGTCAATTGGCAAAGCGATATCTATCGCGCGGCGAATCGCCCTACCGGCGGGAAAGATGCAGACGGCGACCCGATCACCTTCAAAGAAGACATCACCCAAAAGTCCTACACCCTGGTCGACCTGATGGCCCGCTACAAATTCGACGAGCATGTCTCGGCTAATCTGAACGTCAAGAACCTGCTCGATCAGAAGTACTACGAAAACGTCGGTTTCTATAACGGCGTGTTCTGGGGCGAACCACGCACGCTGAGTGTCGGCCTGGAGTGGACGTTGTAA
- a CDS encoding response regulator transcription factor has protein sequence MKVLIADDHSLIRSAMKILMQNQGYDVVAEATNGADAVQLARLHHVDLMVLDITMPGLDGLEVINRVRASGLNTRILVLTSQSPLFYSQRCMKAGAAGFITKSQDLTELLRAIKVIMDGYTFFPYLAASSVRNSDSTMSDIELIQHLSARELYILQQIARGLSNKKIAEDMILSSKTISTYKTRLIEKLNIKSVVYLADFAKRNDLI, from the coding sequence ATGAAAGTGTTGATTGCAGACGATCATTCACTTATTCGCTCAGCCATGAAAATACTGATGCAGAATCAAGGGTATGACGTGGTGGCAGAGGCGACTAACGGCGCCGATGCTGTTCAGTTGGCGCGCTTGCATCATGTGGACTTGATGGTTCTGGATATCACCATGCCTGGTCTGGATGGTCTGGAGGTGATCAACCGGGTCAGGGCCTCTGGGCTGAACACCCGTATTCTGGTACTGACCTCCCAATCCCCCCTGTTTTATTCACAGCGTTGCATGAAGGCCGGTGCGGCCGGGTTCATCACCAAGAGCCAGGACCTTACGGAGTTGTTGAGGGCGATCAAAGTCATCATGGACGGTTACACATTCTTTCCGTATCTGGCGGCCAGTTCAGTGCGTAACAGTGACTCAACCATGAGCGACATAGAATTGATTCAGCATCTTTCGGCGCGTGAGTTATATATTTTGCAACAGATCGCCCGAGGTTTGAGCAATAAAAAAATTGCGGAAGACATGATCTTGAGCAGTAAAACCATCAGCACTTACAAAACGCGGCTGATAGAGAAGTTGAATATAAAATCGGTCGTTTACTTGGCAGATTTTGCCAAGCGCAATGATTTAATCTAA